The window TCGACGTGCCGGGACCGGGCGAACCAGCGCTCGACGAACACCGCGGGGTCGCCGAACAGGCGGGCGGCCACGCCCGACACCCGGTCGACCGCGCCGGGCAGTCCTTCCGGGCCGTCGACGACGGCCATGCCCATCCCGCCGCCGCCGGCCGCGGCCTTCACGATCACCGGGTACCCGACCGCTTCGGCCACCGCCGCTGCGTCGGCCACCGAGCTCACCGCGGCAGCCGAACCGGGCACCACCGGAACCCCGGCGGCCGACATCAGCGCCCGGGCGGCGATCTTGTCGCCCATGGCGGCGATCGCCGCGGGTGGCGGGCCGACCCACACCAGCCCGGCGTCCAGCACGGCGCGGGCGAAGCCGGCGTCCTCGGAGAGGAAGCCGTAGCCCGGGTGCACGGCCGCCGCCCCGGTGGACCGGGCGGCGGCCAGCACGGCGTCGGCGTCGCGGTAGGACGCCGCCGGGGCCGCCGGGCCCAGCAGCACCGCCTCGTCGGCCTCGGCGACGAAGGGCAGGTCGGCGTCGGCCTCGCTGTACACCGCGATCGAGCGGATGCCCATCGCCGCGGCGGTGCGGATCACCCGGCGGGCGATCTCCCCCCGGTTGGCGACCAGCACCGATGCGAACACCGGGTCAGGAGGGACTGTCGGTGGGATCGACGGGCTCAGCGGAACCGACGGTCGCCCGGTACACGGTGCCGTCGCCCCACACCCCGATACCGGTGTCGCTCGCGGGGATCCACGCGGACTGCCCGCGCTGCAGGACCAGCCGGTCCCCCGCCGCGTCGGCGAGTTCGACCGAGCCCTCGGTGCACAGCACGACCTGGGGCAGCCCCGCCGGCAGCGGCACGATGTCGCCCGCGTCGGGACCGGCCAGCTCGATCCGCGACAACTCGAACTCCGCGGCCCCGGTGCGGTAGACCACCTCGTGCGGGCCGTCCGCGTCACCCTCCAGCACCTCCCGGTCGCCGGCGGTGAAGTCCAGCACCCGCATCAGCTCGGGGACGTCGACGTGCTTGGGGGTCAGACCTCCGCGCAGCACGTTGTCGGAGTTGGCCATCAGCTCCACCCCCACCCCCTGCAGGTAGGCGTGCAGGTTGCCGGCCGGCAGGTACAGCGCCTGACCCGGGTCGAGGACGACGCGGTTGAGCATCAGCGCCGCGATCACACCGGAGTCACCTTCGTAGCGCTCACCGAGCTCCAGCAGCAGGCGGTAGTCGCCGGCGTGTTCCGAGCCCTCCCCCAGGCGGGCCGCGGCGGCCGCGAGCACCGCCTCCAGCAGGGTGTTCAACGCCGTCTGCGGCAGCGTCATCAGTGTCGAGAACAGTGCCCGCACGCCGTGCGCGTCCGGTTGACCGGACAGCAGCGCGAGGTAGTGGTCCAGCTCCGGAGCCTTCAGTCCCGCGAGCACGTCCACCGTCCGCTGCGGGTCGCGGAACCCGCACAGGGCGTGGAACTCGGTGAGCGCGCAGATCAGCTCGGGCTTGTGGAAGCGGTCCTTGTAGTTGCGGTTGGGGTGGTTGACCGGGATCCCGGCGGCGTCCTCGGCGTCGAAGCCCTTGTCGGCCTGGTCGAGCGACGGGTGCGCCTGCAGGGACAGCGGCTGGTCGGCGGCGAGCACCTTGAGCAGGAATGGCAGCCGGCCGCCGTAGCGGGCGGTCACGTCGGGTCCGAGCTGAGCGTCGGGGTCGGCCGCGATCCGTTCGTCGAGCCGCTCGGGCACGCCGTGGACCACCACCTCGGACGGATCCCCCGGATGGGCCCCCAGCCACAGCTCCGCCTGGGGGTGCGGTGACGGGACCGGCTCCCCCAGCAGCTCGGCGATGGCGGTCCGGGACCCCCATGCGTAGGGACGAATCCGGTTGCGCATCAACTCCACCGGTCGAGATCCTCCTCATCGCGATACGTGGTCACGACGGTCTCGGGCTCGAGCAGATGTCTGGCCCCGTCGTGCACCCCCAGGCCCGCTGGACCGTCCAGCGGCGGTACCTGTCCTTCGGCGATGCCCACATACACCGCCGTGAAATCCATCCGTGTCATCATCAGCGCGACCGACGCCCAGTCCCGTGACCAGCCCGTGAGCTCCGCGCGCGGTGGGCGGTCGGGCAGCCCGGTGTCGACCGGCGCGAGGCTGAGTTCCGGCCCGTCCAGCAGCACCGCGGTGGGCAACGCCCGTTGCAGCGAGCCCAGGAACGCCGAGCCCGCCCGCGCGAGCGCCTCGTCGGCCGGGCGGACCACCCGCAGCAGCAGCGGCAGCACCGGCAGCCGGTCGGCCGCCGGTTCATCGTAGGGGTCGGCGAAGATGTCGCGGCGACGACCGAGCCGCGACATCAGGGCGGCCGACCTGCTCAGGTCCAGGGCGCCGACCGCCGCGGCGGTGGCCCCGCCGAGTTCGGCCAGCGCGACGGCGGCGTGCGCGGCGAGCCGGTGACCGACCTGATCGAGACCGACCAGCACCGGGTCGCCGGTGAGGACCTGCTGGGCCAGCGACACGGCCGGGTTGACGAAGGCGTCGGTCAGCGGTCCGCAGGCGATGGCCTCGGTGTCCAGCAGCTCGGCGACGCTCTCGACCACCTCGGCGGTAAGGGCCGGCCGCACCATGCCCAGCACCGAGGCGACCATCAGCAGGAACGCCACCCGGCCGGGCCCGGCCAGCACCTCGGGCACTCCGACCGGCGGCGGGTACAGCCGACCGGGCACCGCCTCGGCCAGCGACCCGCGGGCCGAACCGCGCACCAGCACGGCGGCGCCGCGACGGTGCGCGAGCCCGGCGGCCGGCCCCTCGGTCGGGGTGCCGCTCTCCAGCACCACGACCACGTCGAGCGCGTTGATCCACAACGGCAGATCGGGCCGGACGACCACCGGCACCGGGCACTGCGGACCGAGCAGCGCGGCGACGAGCTCGGCGTCGTGGGCGGCGCGCCCGTCGGCGATCACCACCAGCGCCCGCGGCCGGACGTCGGCGAGCTGTTCGGCGATCTGCGGGAGCACCGCGCAGGTGGCGCGGACCTGGGCGCCCGCGGTGGCCGCGGCCGGCAGCAGGGCGGCGTGGTCGGCCGCCCGCAGCGCCGCCGGGGCACCGAGGAGATCAACGGGATCGGACATCGGCCGGTCCGTTCAGCGACCGGCCGCGGCCGGGCGGTCGGGACCGACCGGGCCGTGACGGGCGTCGTCGAGCAGCAGCACCGGGATGCCGTCACGCACGTCGAAGATCCGGCCGCACTCCGGGCACGACAGAGCCATCGCCAGCGGATCGCCGGGCTCGCCCGGGACGAGCGGCGTGTGGTGCTCCGCCGGGCAGGCGAGCACGTCGAGCAGCAGCGGGTCCAGGACCGACGTCAGCGGATGCCGGGACGCGGCCGAGCCCGGGAGCGGAGGAGGAACCATCCGCCCAGTGTGGACCACCGACCCGGGTCGTGGCGCCCCCGCGCGGTGCGCGGGCGGCGTCGAGCCGGTCACGCCGGCGTCGACCCGGGTCGCCGGGGACCACGTCAGGCGCGGATCAGCGCCAGCACCTCGTCGCGCAGGGCGGCCATCCCGGCCTCCGTGGCCGCCTCGACGTTGAGCCGCAGCAGCGGTTCGGTGTTGGAGGCGCGCACGTTGAACCAGTTGCCGTCGGGCAGCTCGACGGTCACGCCGTCGAGCTCGTCGACGGTCGCCCCGTGCTCGGAGGCGTAGGCCCGGATCTCGTCCAGCTTGGCGGGTACGTCGGCGACCCGCGAGTTGATCTCGCCGGACGCGGTGTAGCGGTCGTAGCTCGCGACCAGGTCCGACAGCGAGCCGTCCTGGGTGCCGAGGGCGGCCATCACGTGCAGCGCGGCGAGCATGCCGGTGTCGGCCTTGTAGAAGTCGGCGAAGTAGTAGTGCGCGGAATGCTCACCACCGAAGATGGCGCCGGTGCGGGCCATCTCCGCCTTGATGAACGAGTGCCCGACCCGGGTGCGGACGGCGGTGCCACCGTTCTCGGCGATCACCTCGGGCACCGCGTGCGAGCTGATCAGGTTGTAGAGGATGGTCGAGCCCGGCTGCTTGGCCAGCTCCCGCTGGGCGACGAGGGCGGTGATGGTGCTGGGCGACACCGGTTCACCGCGCTCGTCGACGACGAAGCAGCGGTCGGCGTCACCGTCGAAGGCCAGACCCAGGTCCGCCTGGCCGTCGGTGCCGTACAGACCCTTCAGCGTGTCCTGCAGGTCGACCAGGTTCTTCGGGTCCAGCGGGTTGGCCTCGTGGTTGGGGAAGCTGCCGTCGAGCTCGAAGTACATCGGCACGATGTCCAGCGGCAGCCCGCCCAGGACCTCGGGCACGGTGTAACCGGCCATCCCGTTGCCCGCGTCGACGACGACCTTCAGCGGACGGATGCCGGACAGGTCGACGAGGTTGCGCAGGAACGCCGCGTAACCGTCGACCATGCTGCGCTGAGTGATGGTGCCGCGGGTGGCGGCGGGCTCGACGGTCAGGCCGCCGTCGAGGATCTCGGCGGCCTCGTCGCGGACCGTGGACAGCCCCGTCTCCGAGCTGACCGGGACCGCCCCGGCACGGCAGAACTTGATGCCGTTGTAGATGGCCGGGTTGTGCGAGGCGGTGAACATCGCACCCGGCAGGTCCAGCGCACCGCTGGCGTAGTACAGCAGGTCGGTGGACCCGAGGCCGGCGTCGAGGACGTCCATGCCCTGGCTCGCGAGGCCGTCGGCGAAC is drawn from Nakamurella deserti and contains these coding sequences:
- the manA gene encoding mannose-6-phosphate isomerase, class I, whose product is MELMRNRIRPYAWGSRTAIAELLGEPVPSPHPQAELWLGAHPGDPSEVVVHGVPERLDERIAADPDAQLGPDVTARYGGRLPFLLKVLAADQPLSLQAHPSLDQADKGFDAEDAAGIPVNHPNRNYKDRFHKPELICALTEFHALCGFRDPQRTVDVLAGLKAPELDHYLALLSGQPDAHGVRALFSTLMTLPQTALNTLLEAVLAAAAARLGEGSEHAGDYRLLLELGERYEGDSGVIAALMLNRVVLDPGQALYLPAGNLHAYLQGVGVELMANSDNVLRGGLTPKHVDVPELMRVLDFTAGDREVLEGDADGPHEVVYRTGAAEFELSRIELAGPDAGDIVPLPAGLPQVVLCTEGSVELADAAGDRLVLQRGQSAWIPASDTGIGVWGDGTVYRATVGSAEPVDPTDSPS
- a CDS encoding phosphomannomutase/phosphoglucomutase, with protein sequence MTSPGTKLRAIAKAYDVRGLVGDEFTTDTARALGVAYARLLAGEATQVVIAYDMRESSPGLAAAFADGLASQGMDVLDAGLGSTDLLYYASGALDLPGAMFTASHNPAIYNGIKFCRAGAVPVSSETGLSTVRDEAAEILDGGLTVEPAATRGTITQRSMVDGYAAFLRNLVDLSGIRPLKVVVDAGNGMAGYTVPEVLGGLPLDIVPMYFELDGSFPNHEANPLDPKNLVDLQDTLKGLYGTDGQADLGLAFDGDADRCFVVDERGEPVSPSTITALVAQRELAKQPGSTILYNLISSHAVPEVIAENGGTAVRTRVGHSFIKAEMARTGAIFGGEHSAHYYFADFYKADTGMLAALHVMAALGTQDGSLSDLVASYDRYTASGEINSRVADVPAKLDEIRAYASEHGATVDELDGVTVELPDGNWFNVRASNTEPLLRLNVEAATEAGMAALRDEVLALIRA
- a CDS encoding Trm112 family protein; this translates as MVPPPLPGSAASRHPLTSVLDPLLLDVLACPAEHHTPLVPGEPGDPLAMALSCPECGRIFDVRDGIPVLLLDDARHGPVGPDRPAAAGR